A window from Anaeromusa acidaminophila DSM 3853 encodes these proteins:
- a CDS encoding homoserine dehydrogenase, which translates to MKECIQVGMLGLGTVGTGVAKVLCQNGASIAHKVGKPIVLKTVLVRDVHKERSLPQPVQVTDKVEDILNDPEIDIVIEVMGGEEPAKDYMLRAMQAGKHVVTANKDVVAQHGKELFAAAEEAQVDFLFEASVGGGIPIIRPLKQCLAGNHIYEVMGIVNGTTNYMLTKMTQEGLDFADVLAEAQAKGYAEADPTADVGGLDAARKLAILASIAFNARVTFDDVYVEGITNISSEDIAYASELGYVIKLLAIAREEEGRISVRVHPTFLPSSHPLANVHDVYNAVFVRGDAVGEAMFYGRGAGEMPTASAVVGDVIDAARNLYRGASGRILCTCFEERPIQPISETKAPYFIRLLVQDQPGVLAAIAGAFGAQQVSLNSVIQKRKINGCAELAVITYEVADSCVQLALSTMRGMSVVSEVRSVIRVAMD; encoded by the coding sequence ATGAAAGAATGTATTCAAGTCGGCATGCTTGGTCTGGGAACGGTTGGAACCGGCGTAGCCAAAGTACTTTGTCAAAATGGCGCTAGTATTGCGCATAAAGTGGGGAAACCCATTGTTTTGAAAACCGTGCTGGTGCGTGATGTGCATAAAGAACGTTCCTTGCCGCAGCCAGTTCAGGTCACAGATAAAGTAGAAGATATCTTAAACGATCCCGAAATTGATATTGTCATTGAAGTCATGGGCGGCGAAGAGCCTGCTAAAGATTATATGCTGCGGGCCATGCAGGCTGGCAAGCATGTGGTGACAGCTAATAAGGATGTAGTGGCTCAACATGGCAAAGAGCTTTTTGCCGCTGCCGAAGAGGCGCAGGTAGACTTTTTATTTGAAGCCAGCGTAGGCGGTGGTATTCCCATTATTCGGCCCTTGAAGCAATGCCTTGCAGGCAATCACATTTATGAAGTGATGGGTATTGTTAATGGGACAACCAACTACATGCTGACCAAGATGACCCAAGAAGGGCTAGATTTCGCAGATGTGCTGGCTGAAGCGCAGGCAAAAGGGTATGCGGAAGCGGACCCGACGGCGGACGTAGGCGGCCTTGATGCGGCGCGTAAATTGGCGATTCTTGCTTCTATTGCCTTTAACGCCCGGGTTACCTTTGATGATGTCTATGTAGAAGGGATTACCAATATCTCCAGTGAAGATATTGCCTATGCTTCGGAGCTGGGATATGTTATTAAACTGCTTGCCATTGCCCGTGAAGAAGAAGGGCGCATCAGCGTGCGTGTTCATCCGACATTTTTGCCGAGCAGTCATCCTTTAGCGAATGTACATGATGTGTATAATGCGGTGTTTGTACGCGGAGATGCTGTTGGCGAAGCCATGTTCTATGGCCGTGGCGCAGGTGAGATGCCTACAGCCAGCGCGGTAGTAGGCGATGTGATCGATGCAGCTCGAAACCTATATCGCGGGGCTTCGGGACGCATATTGTGCACTTGCTTTGAAGAGCGGCCCATCCAACCGATTAGCGAGACGAAGGCGCCTTATTTTATCCGCCTGCTGGTTCAGGATCAGCCAGGGGTATTGGCAGCCATTGCCGGCGCTTTTGGCGCCCAGCAGGTTAGCTTAAACTCGGTCATTCAGAAGCGGAAGATTAACGGCTGTGCAGAATTGGCGGTTATCACGTATGAAGTGGCCGATTCTTGTGTGCAACTGGCCCTTAGTACAATGCGCGGCATGTCGGTGGTAAGTGAAGTGCGCAGCGTAATTCGCGTGGCTATGGATTAA
- the thrB gene encoding homoserine kinase codes for MQKYIRVLVPATTANCGPGFDCLGMACTLYNEVTVKAHYGQSGLVMCVQGEGEAFISKGKDNLFYKALKRVFSMAGESIPALEIVMTNRIPLSRGLGSSAAAIASGLAAANALLQNSVLNDQQLLALATEMEGHPDNVAPALFGGVTVSIMDGQNPYTQQLPIEIPLRMVVAIPDFHLATKKAREVLPQTVPLQDAVYNVSRAAWLVAKLVAGDAESLGLGFGDRLHQPYRQPLIPGMEGVLAAARREGALGAVLSGAGPCLMAFATEKEEAIGEAMVEAFAKANITSRYLILDLDHQGCQVEELTL; via the coding sequence ATGCAAAAATACATACGCGTGTTGGTTCCGGCGACAACGGCCAACTGCGGACCTGGATTTGATTGTCTGGGTATGGCGTGTACTTTGTATAACGAGGTAACCGTGAAAGCGCACTACGGCCAAAGCGGCCTGGTTATGTGTGTGCAGGGCGAGGGAGAAGCTTTTATTTCCAAAGGTAAGGATAATTTGTTTTATAAAGCGCTGAAGCGCGTTTTTTCCATGGCAGGAGAATCCATTCCCGCCCTGGAAATCGTGATGACAAACCGTATTCCTTTGTCTCGCGGCCTTGGCAGCAGCGCTGCTGCCATAGCTAGCGGCTTGGCGGCGGCGAATGCTTTATTGCAGAATTCAGTGCTTAATGATCAACAATTGCTGGCCTTGGCTACGGAAATGGAAGGCCATCCTGACAATGTCGCTCCGGCCTTATTTGGCGGCGTTACCGTCAGCATCATGGACGGGCAAAATCCGTATACGCAGCAGTTGCCGATTGAAATTCCTCTGCGCATGGTGGTGGCTATTCCTGATTTTCATTTGGCGACAAAAAAAGCAAGAGAAGTGCTTCCACAAACGGTTCCTTTGCAAGATGCCGTGTATAACGTTTCCCGTGCCGCCTGGCTGGTAGCAAAATTGGTAGCGGGCGATGCGGAATCATTAGGACTTGGCTTTGGCGATCGTTTGCATCAACCTTATCGCCAGCCTTTGATTCCCGGTATGGAAGGGGTACTGGCTGCTGCACGCCGTGAAGGGGCACTAGGGGCTGTTTTGAGCGGCGCTGGTCCTTGCTTAATGGCGTTTGCTACAGAGAAGGAAGAAGCTATCGGCGAAGCCATGGTAGAAGCCTTTGCCAAGGCTAATATTACCTCGCGCTATCTGATTTTGGATCTTGACCATCAGGGATGCCAGGTGGAAGAGCTGACGTTATAA